CATCTTTCACCGGATTGTCTCCGCTGATGGGTGTCATCCACTCGGCCAAGGCTGATGGACGACGAGCAACACCAACCAGATACACCGGGTGGTCCGGTGTGCTGCTCTTATCTAAAAAGACGACGATCGAGTACCGTGGCCAGCTTTTATCTGAGTACACGGGTTTTCGAGGTCCACCGTCGGGGAACTGTGAGGTGCCTAGCGCAACCAGCTTCAACTGCTCCGGCTGACTTGTCAGATCGCTTGTCACGTATGTGCGGAGATTGCCGAGTTCAGGATCGTGAACTTCCTGGCCGGTGACCGCAGCTGTGCAGGTCAGCTCTAGTTCCGACTCAGATGGTGGAACCCGTTTCAGACGAGGCAGACCACTGCCTGATCGGATAGCTCGGATATTCCGTTCGACCGCATCTTCCGAAGCGGGTTGACGCACCACGGAGCTACTGGAGACTCCTTGAACAGACATTGTCTGCGCTGGAACGGTCTGCTCAACAAGAAGAGCAGAGACAGCCAACGCGAACAGAAGCTTGAGCATGACAACACGATAGCAAACGCCCACGCTTTACCGCTTTACCTATGGTGTGGGGAACCGGGTAGCCGGTCATGGTGATCCTCGTGAGCCCCTTGGGCCGGTGTACCTTCCGACGCCCGCGCTAAGTCCGAGGCAAGCCTGCGACGACACACGTTCGTGCGGTATCCAACCCGCGTATGGAAGTTTGAGCGACTGTCGCTGAACGCTGCCCGGTTCCCGACCCCATAGGAACTCGAAGAAACAAAAACAACTGCTGCCTTAATAAGGCAAAAAAACGCAGTGCAAATATTCCTGCGCTTGACACAGAACTAGAGACATGGAGGGGCTCGGCCCCACGCGCTCTGCAAGGCCGTTCGCCCTCTGGATTTTGGCTCCCCCGCAAGCGGTCCCCCCAAAAAGCTGCGCTCGAAGACCTTTCCGTTTGCTACCCCCGCCTTCGCCAGGAGGCGTTCGGCATGTACATGCCGCGTTTCAACGCGGACGTGCAAAAGCAAAAGCCGACCAAGGAGTAAAGGCCATGAAGAAAGCCAAGACTACGAACCGACCGAGTATCTATCAGACCGTCACTGACCGCATCGTTCACAGCCTCAAGGCTGGCGTGATTCCGTGGGAGAAACCTTGGAAGACGCCACGCTTCGCCGGTAGCCCGTCCCCGCGGAATTTCTTTACCGGCAAGCCCTATCGGGGCATCAATGTCATGCTGCTTTGGTCGAGCAACTTCAGCAGTCCGTTTTGGCTGACCTACAAACAGGCGCACGAGTTGAAAGGCCATGTCCGCAAAGGCGAAGTGGGAACGCCCATCGTCTTTTACAAGCAACTGCCTCCAGACAAGAAGACTGAAGAGAACAAGGACGAGGACGAACGCGCCCCCTTTCTCCTCTGTCGTTACACCGTGTTCAACGTCGAGCAGTGCGACGACCTCACCCTGCCGGAGATCGAGCAGCCAACCCCCACTCCGGAAGTAGACGAAAACGAAGTCTGCGAAGGCATCGTGACCGCATGGGAGAACCGCCCTGCCTTGCATCTGGCAAGCCCCACAGAACACCGCGCCTACTACCGCCCCGGCATGGACTCTGTGCATATGCCAGCCCGGAGCCGCTTTGTGGATGCGCCCCACTACTACAGCACCCTCTTTCACGAACTGGTACACAGCACCGGCCACAGCAGCCGCCTCAATCGCACCTTTGGCGACCGCTTCGGGGATGAACTGTACAGCAAGGAAGAGCTAGTTGCCGAGATAGGGGCAGCCTTCCTCTGTGCCATCGCTGGCATTGCCAACGAATACACCGATCGCAACACCACCGCCTACATACAGAACTGGATCTCGAAGCTGGAAGAAGACAACCGCCTTGTCATCCACGCCGCCGCCAACGCACAACGCGCCGCCGATTGCATCCTTGGCAAGACCTTCGAGCTGACCATGCAAGCCACAGCAGAGACCGAGAACGACTAGCTTTTGGAGGTGGCCGCATGAAGACCATCCTCGACATCCTTGTGAAGGTTGGAGAGTGCCACCCCGGCCTCTGCCTCAAGATCGAAAACACACCGTATATGGAGTTTGTCATTGAGGCAATGGACAAGTCCGGCCCGTGTGGGCTTCCGGCACTCTCCGTATGCCGCTATAGCGAAGTCAACGGTGACCTGATGCGCGACCCCGAAATGTGCTTTGAGCTTAGCTTCGCCGGAGAACGGCATCTGACCGCCTACTACTACCGCAACGACTTCCTTGGCAGGGACGGCGAACCTGCTGCCCTTTTCTACCCCCAATCAGAAGCAGAAAGGCACCTAACCGGCATAGCGATGAGTCTTCAAAGGAGGCCACGGCACCGTTTGCCGCTTGCCGGCTATGCTTGGTTCAGTTAAACGGTTGCGGTTGCGATGACGACCTTACCAATATTCCGCCCCGCTTCAAGGAGTTCGTGGGCGGCTTTCATCGTCTCGGGAGTAAGTCCTATGAGCCGGGTTGTTGCGATCGGTTTGATTCGTCCTTCTGAAACAAGCGCAGCCACAGCTTCGAGAATGCGTCCTTGACTCTCAACGTCGTACCCGTGGAGCACCTTGCTGAAGACCATTTCCGTGTGGAGCGATGCGGACTTCAACATAAGAGTGTTCGCATTGAGTGATGGAGACATATCAACGACCGAGAGATATCCAAAGGGGCGAAGCAACTTCGCTATCCACGAGAGGTTGTCTGCGGTCTTAGCGGTCGAAAGAATCATGTCAACCTGCTCAATGTGTTCTGCCGACAGTTGTTCTTGGATGTCATTGCTGTGGTCGATCACAAGATCAGCGCCCATCTCATGGCACCACTCGCGGGATTCCGGGCGCGACGCGGTGCTTATAACGAGCGCGCTGGTCTCCGCTTTCAGGAGCTGCGTAGCGATGGAACCTACTCCACCCGCGCCTCCCACGATCAACACCCGTTCGACCCCCACTGGCAGATCGCTTTGCTCACGGAACATAGCCTCCCAAGCAGTAAGCGCACCTATCGGAAGAGAGGCCGCGTCAACGAACGGAAGGTTGTCGGGAATCTTGGCAATGATGCGATGGTCCACCGCCACACGTTCAGCCCAGGCACCGTCGCGCGTCATATCGCCAGTGCCGAAGACTCTGTCACCAACTTTGAAACCTCGAACATCTGAGCGGGCAGCGACAACCACGCCAGCAAATTCCCAACCTAGAAGGACACGACCGCCCGGCTCCGCGCTGCGTGTCCTGCGGATGAATGCTTCGCCCGGATTGATGCCGACTGCATGTACATCGACTAGGACATCCTCCTCGCGGAGAGTTGGTTCTGAGACTTCTTCCAGCTTGATAGCGAAGTCTTCGAGGCTATGTGCTTTCTCGTAAACGAGTGCCTTCATAAAGAGAACCTTTCGAGAAATTCGAGCCGGATACCCGCCAGCGGTCCACCGAGTTGCTGAAGCCTTCCTCCAACGGCTAGTGAGCCCAGATCGACCGGCTCAAAGCCGATTTCGTCGATGAGGTTGTGAACCGGTTTCTTAGCTTCGGGATCATCCCCGGAAATAAAGAGAACTGTGCGTGGCTTGGATGGGGAGAAATCGGAAATCCAAGCCATCGGCACGGAATTGAATGCCTTTACGACACTTGCACCGGGCGCAAGGTCCGCAATGATTTCGCTGGAGGTGCGTCCTGAAATGTCACCTAGGGTTAGCGGAGTAAAGCCAGCGAGCCGATTGGTTGTATCAACGAGAATGCGCCCTTTCCAGTCGGGGATGGAAAATAGCGCCTGCTGCACCTTTGGCCAGTTTGCGGCCAGAACGACAATGTCCTGTTCAGTAGCCTGCTGTGGTGTCCCTGCTTCTGCACCAGATCCAAGCTCTTTCACAAGCGAGGCCAATGAGTCAGGACCTCGAGTGTTACTCAACAACACCCGATGACCCACGGCGAGTATGTGCTTCGCAATAGTCTGAGCAACAACGCCCGCGCCGATAAAGCCTATCTTCACGACACACTCTCCTGGCTCTTGACCGCATCCGCGACTGAACGCAAATATTCGGCGGGAGTCGTAGGCTTGTGGCCGATGAGCCTTTCGAGGTCGCCGGTTACTTCTTCCCACTCACCCTGATTCATGCCTTGAACCCACTTCAAGATGAACGGGCCAACGAAATCAGGAAAGCCCAACGCTGCCATTGATTTCATGTATTCCTCATCCGAGATCGTGATGTAGGGCACATCCTTGCCGTGGATATCCGAGAGGATATGGGCAATCTCGGCCCACGAAACTGATGGTGCCCCCGATAGGTAGTAGGTTTTGCCTTCGTGACCGAGCTCGGCCAGAATCGTCGCATGGGCGGCTGCCAGATCATCACGGGTCGCCGATGTGAACTTGCCGTCGCCTGGCGGTACCCGAACACCTGTCTCCACGGCGTTCGGCCCGGCGTACATCATTGCGGGCTCCATGAATGGCGGGTGCTGTACGAGCGTATAAGCCAGCCCTGACGACCGCAGTTTCTCGATTGAGAAGATGTCTTCCTCGGTAATTTCCTTCATGGTGAAGGTCGAACCGGCTTTGCGATAGATCGGCATGTAGACGAGGTGTCGCACGCCAGTCTCCGCCGCCACATCGATCACATTGGCGTGCGCCGTCTTGCGGTCGGTAAAGGCGTGAGTCGAAGTCAGCATGAGCTTCTCAACACCTTGGAAAGCCCGTGAAAGCGAATCGCGGTTGTAGTAATCGCCCTGCCGAATTTCGATACCATTGGCCGCCAAATCCGACGCCTTTGACGGATCGCGGGCGAAACCGACCAGTTGCTCAGCGGGCCTAAGTTTCAGCAAGTGGAGGAGTGTCTTTCTACCGATGTCTCCGCTTGCTCCCGTTACAAGAATCTTTCCCATGCGCGATACTCCTTCGGCCTTCAGGCCGCATTTATGAATCTTACGGTACAGATGTGTTGAAGAGCTATTGGGATGCAGATTGTTTCCCGGACAGCCAGCAACAAGCCTTGCATTACGGTTATGAATTCGGATGGAACGAAAACTTTCTGCGACCAATGCGCGAACACTACATCTGAATCGCTAGGTTCAGATTATGCCATGATGGCGCATTCGACACCGAAGGAGAAAAGAAAACATGTCTCAATCAGTTCTTGACCTGTCCAAAGAGTTCGCGGGTCGCCGCGCTCTCGTCACTGGAGGTTCCCGAGGTATCGGCGCCGCCATCGCTCAACGTCTCATTGATGGAGGCGCATCTGTCGTCGTCGTTGCGCGCAATCGCCACGAACAAACACCTCCCGGCGCTACCTTCATCAAGGGAGACATTCTGACTACCGAAGGCTGCAAGAAGATCGTGGAAGAGTCACTCAAGGCTCTTGGTGGCCTTGACATCCTCGTCAACAATGCCGCCGCCGCGAGCCTTGTTCTTCCCAACTCCGAGGCAATTTCTGACGAGGTATGGCAGGAGACGATTGCTTCAAATCTGCTCTCTGTGGTCCGCATCACCAATGCGGCATTGCCAGCATTGAAGCAGTCGCCCGAAGCGTCAATCCTCAATATCTCCTCCGGTAGCGATCAGCCCGGCAATGGCCCACTCGTTCACTACGGAGCAAGCAAGGCCGCGATGAACTACTACACGAAGGCTCTGGCGAAGGAACTCGGCGCGACTCACAAGATTCGTGTGAACATCGTCACGCCGGGCGGCGTCGAGACACCAGGTGGAGACAAGATCCGCAATGAGATCATGGCGGCGATGGGCGCGCCGCCGGAAGCCGCTATCGCGATGGTTCCGCTTGGGCGCCTCGGACTGCCTTCGGATATTGCGGAAGCTTCTGTCTTCTTGCTCTCGCCGCGTGCCATCTGGATCACCGGCCAGAATTTTCACGTGAACGGCGGCTTCAGCTTCTAACTTCCAATTCACTTTTCAAGAGAATCAGGCTCGCGATGTTCAGCGAGCCTGATTCCATTGGGAAGGAAAATGAACTGTGTCAGTCCGCGTACCCCATGTATCCAAGTGCTGTGTCTACGACTTTGGTCAACTCCGCCTTGGTCGCCCCGCTCGCCGCTTGCACACAGAGTCCCTGCAAAATAGCGGCTATAAAGCGAGCCATAGCAACGGGGTCCACGTCCTTCCCCAGTTCCCCTGTCTTCTTTGCCTGCTCTAGGCGTTTACGTGCAACAGCTTCCCCTTGCTTCCTCCCCTGAATCAACCACTGCTTTATCGAGTCGGCTTCGTCACCGACTGCAAGAGCTCCCTGAATCGATAGGCACCCCTTCGGATAGCCCGGCGTCGAGAGGAAGTTCACTGTTCCTCGCAACGCAGCTTCGATCATCTCCCGCACGGTTGGCTTCTTGAGAGCTTCGCGCATG
This portion of the Edaphobacter sp. 4G125 genome encodes:
- a CDS encoding ArdC family protein; protein product: MKKAKTTNRPSIYQTVTDRIVHSLKAGVIPWEKPWKTPRFAGSPSPRNFFTGKPYRGINVMLLWSSNFSSPFWLTYKQAHELKGHVRKGEVGTPIVFYKQLPPDKKTEENKDEDERAPFLLCRYTVFNVEQCDDLTLPEIEQPTPTPEVDENEVCEGIVTAWENRPALHLASPTEHRAYYRPGMDSVHMPARSRFVDAPHYYSTLFHELVHSTGHSSRLNRTFGDRFGDELYSKEELVAEIGAAFLCAIAGIANEYTDRNTTAYIQNWISKLEEDNRLVIHAAANAQRAADCILGKTFELTMQATAETEND
- a CDS encoding DUF6908 domain-containing protein, translated to MKTILDILVKVGECHPGLCLKIENTPYMEFVIEAMDKSGPCGLPALSVCRYSEVNGDLMRDPEMCFELSFAGERHLTAYYYRNDFLGRDGEPAALFYPQSEAERHLTGIAMSLQRRPRHRLPLAGYAWFS
- a CDS encoding zinc-binding alcohol dehydrogenase family protein; the encoded protein is MKALVYEKAHSLEDFAIKLEEVSEPTLREEDVLVDVHAVGINPGEAFIRRTRSAEPGGRVLLGWEFAGVVVAARSDVRGFKVGDRVFGTGDMTRDGAWAERVAVDHRIIAKIPDNLPFVDAASLPIGALTAWEAMFREQSDLPVGVERVLIVGGAGGVGSIATQLLKAETSALVISTASRPESREWCHEMGADLVIDHSNDIQEQLSAEHIEQVDMILSTAKTADNLSWIAKLLRPFGYLSVVDMSPSLNANTLMLKSASLHTEMVFSKVLHGYDVESQGRILEAVAALVSEGRIKPIATTRLIGLTPETMKAAHELLEAGRNIGKVVIATATV
- a CDS encoding NADPH-dependent F420 reductase, whose product is MKIGFIGAGVVAQTIAKHILAVGHRVLLSNTRGPDSLASLVKELGSGAEAGTPQQATEQDIVVLAANWPKVQQALFSIPDWKGRILVDTTNRLAGFTPLTLGDISGRTSSEIIADLAPGASVVKAFNSVPMAWISDFSPSKPRTVLFISGDDPEAKKPVHNLIDEIGFEPVDLGSLAVGGRLQQLGGPLAGIRLEFLERFSL
- a CDS encoding NAD(P)H-binding protein: MGKILVTGASGDIGRKTLLHLLKLRPAEQLVGFARDPSKASDLAANGIEIRQGDYYNRDSLSRAFQGVEKLMLTSTHAFTDRKTAHANVIDVAAETGVRHLVYMPIYRKAGSTFTMKEITEEDIFSIEKLRSSGLAYTLVQHPPFMEPAMMYAGPNAVETGVRVPPGDGKFTSATRDDLAAAHATILAELGHEGKTYYLSGAPSVSWAEIAHILSDIHGKDVPYITISDEEYMKSMAALGFPDFVGPFILKWVQGMNQGEWEEVTGDLERLIGHKPTTPAEYLRSVADAVKSQESVS
- a CDS encoding oxidoreductase, which produces MSQSVLDLSKEFAGRRALVTGGSRGIGAAIAQRLIDGGASVVVVARNRHEQTPPGATFIKGDILTTEGCKKIVEESLKALGGLDILVNNAAAASLVLPNSEAISDEVWQETIASNLLSVVRITNAALPALKQSPEASILNISSGSDQPGNGPLVHYGASKAAMNYYTKALAKELGATHKIRVNIVTPGGVETPGGDKIRNEIMAAMGAPPEAAIAMVPLGRLGLPSDIAEASVFLLSPRAIWITGQNFHVNGGFSF
- a CDS encoding TetR/AcrR family transcriptional regulator, producing MSKTADNPKMGRPRGFDTEAALDAATRVFWEKGYEGATLTDLTDAMRINRSSMWAAFGNKEELFKRAFERYTNVYQSFMREALKKPTVREMIEAALRGTVNFLSTPGYPKGCLSIQGALAVGDEADSIKQWLIQGRKQGEAVARKRLEQAKKTGELGKDVDPVAMARFIAAILQGLCVQAASGATKAELTKVVDTALGYMGYAD